A stretch of DNA from Lycium ferocissimum isolate CSIRO_LF1 chromosome 4, AGI_CSIRO_Lferr_CH_V1, whole genome shotgun sequence:
cccggATGTGCGGCCGGGATCCGTTATATatcgattatgatttgattatgtgatattatggggatggcggccaggatggcatttgatacgatctcgtcgtccaccgcgtcccgtacttaCGAGGgccggttcgttaccgcgtcccgcAAGCGGTCGGGATCGATATCTCGATATGTATgtccgtatatgcttatgactctgcatgcatgatCTGAAATTCTGGTTTGGATAAGGATCTGTCTGTCACATTTACGTACGTCCGATTCGGATTCGATCTACGTCATACTTCGAGTTCGGTTACGTCCGGAGAGTTTGTCTGCTACACCTCCGTACCTCGAATTCCATTGACGATTTGTAATCATACTCTGTATATCTGATTTGCATTGTGCTTCCGTCAGCCACATTCTGTACCTCTAGTCCGTATTGAAACTCCGGCAGCTACGCTCCCTAAATCTGACATACTACGATTACGTACGTACACTCGTAAGTCCGACTACGCTATGGATCCGATTTCGCcgttatgattttacatatttgacCACGATTATGATtgtgtatgttatatttccgctttacatactcggtacacttgcatcgaccccctgttcttcggggccgtgttacatgcccgcagtacggacgcaccgcgtgatacgccaccgtcCTAGGCGTCGATCATTGTTTGAAgggctccctttgatccggagctgatacttttggtatatatcttttgttgtttgtatgttctgtatatatggtcatttggggcggggccctgtcccgtcttcgattctcgttcgtatgttagaggcacacgtagacatgtttgtgggttgtgggttgtcacttgTTCGGTAGGCGTGTGCGAGTTGCGACTACGTcgatataatagccctaacgccCGCGCGTGTctcggtatgtatatatatatatatatatatatgtatgttcatgcGCGCACCTTATAtacgtatgaatttatgtatgtacgAACGAATTAGCCGTTTGGTACGCCGGATACGGTAGgtaggtacgtacgggtgtccagttaggacaccagtcgcggcccacggggttgggtcgtgacaaaagttaaTGCTATAACTGAAGCCAAAGATCTGGAGAAAATGACCATTGATGATTTGATTGGAATTCTCAAAACCTATgaggtgaagaaaaaaaaaagagcttgaAAAACGGGAGCTAAGGAAAGAGAAGAACCTGGTCCTTAAAGCGGCTAAAAGTGGCTTAAGTGGTGATGAATCTGATATGGCCTACATTACAAAAAGTTTCCATAAGATGATTCGCAAAAATGGTGAGTTCTCCAAGATAGGAAGCTCCAACAAGAACTTCAAAAAGAATGACTTATGTCACAAATGTGGGAAGCATGGTCACTATATTAAGGAATGCCTTCTTCACAAGAAAGATTACTACAAGAATGCTGACAAGGGAGTGAAGAGGAACCAGGTCCCTGATAAGAAGTTCAACAGAAGAGATGTGGCTGACAACTTGGTAAAGCAGGCTCTAGCTGCTTGGGGAGACTCCTCTAGTGAGTCTGAAGATGAAGATACAGGGGATACCTCCATGATGGCTATTGAAGATGAACCTGCGAAGTATGAGTCCATCTTTGCACTCATGGCCAAGTcggaagatgaagatgacaatGAGAATGAAGAGGTATATTTCTTTGACGTTCaaaaaaatctgaaaagttattctcaaaagaaattaatatcTCTTGCAAATGTACTGATTGATGCCTATCATAGCCTtataaatgagaaaaatgtCTTAAATGAAGAGATTGAAGGGTTAGAACAAGTAAGGGATGATATGGTAGTAAACGTTGTGGATCTAAAGGAACAAGTTGAACTGTTAACTAGGGATAATACTTTGTTGATTAGTCAGATGAACAAATGGGTGAACACCCCTTCTAAGGGAAAACAAGTGGGTAGTGAGACTTATTTTGAGCTTGATAGTGAATCAAAAAGGCTAAAATTAATCTCTCTTTTGAGCTAGAAAGAAATAGGAAACTTCAAGAGGATATAAGCTGTGTGATATGTGAAATTGATAAGTCTCTTCACTGAACCTGCTCCTCTAACAAAGTGGATGCTATGTGCAAGGGTAATGATGGTAGACAGGGCATTGGTTATAAAAAGGCGAATACCCTATTCAATCCTCACAGCAAATATGTTTCTGTGACTGATAATTGGCTTTGCACCTACTGTGGCAACACTGGTCATTACAAAAACTCCTGCAAAGAAATTTTTTAGTCTATGCACAGAAACAGAGGTTATGTTGAAAACAAACCCAAGAATGCGGGACCTGGTCCCCACAAAATGAAATCTGTGCTACCTGCATGGGCGAATAGATCTCTTATTCACCCATTCTATGATTACAAGGGACCCAAGTTAGCTTGGGTTCCTAAGACTGACAAATAACTTTGTTTGTAGGCTTGAGTGTGAGGGAGCAGTCAAAAATGGTTTGTGGATAGTGGCTGCTCAAAGCACATGACTGGAAGGATGGAAAATCTTCTCTCACTCAAGGCCTTGAAAGGTGGGAGTGTGTCCTTTGGTAATGGGAAGAAAGGATATATTCTTGGTATTGGCAAAATTGGCAAAACACTCTTCCATGCTATTGACAATATTTACTATGTGAAGGGTTTAAGCTACAGTCTGCTGAGCGTGTCCCAAATATGCGACAAAGGAAACAAAGTGGAGTTCTTGTCTCATGTGTGCACTATCACTAATCTCAAAATTGGAGAAGTGGTACTAACTGCAAAAAGATACAAGAACATCTATGCAGCAGATTTTGGCTCATCTGATAATGGTGATTTGACTTGTCTCAGTCTTTTGTGGATGATAATGCTGAGCTGTGGCATAGGAGACTCGGACATGCAAACTTCACCTTGCTGAACAAACTGGTGGCAAAGGACCTGGCCCGTGAGCTACCAAATGTAAAGTTCAAAGATCACAAGGTGTGTGATGCATGTATAAAAGGGAAGCAAGTCAGGACCTCTTTTAAACCAAAGAAAGAAGTAAGCACCTCTAGGCCACTTGAGCTTCTTCATATGGATCTTTGTGGGCCTATGAGGACTCAAAGCAGAGGTGGAAAGAAGTACAattttgtgattgttgatgaCTTTTCAAGAATCACTTGGACCTTATTTCTAAGAACCAAGGATGAAACATTCCCTATGTTTGTAGCCTTTGTGAAAGTAATTCAAGTAAAGTTAGGACACCAAGTTGTAAGTATAAGATCTAATCATGGCACTGAATTTGATAAAGCAAACTTTAATGAATTCTGAAGATGGGATTAGTCACAATTTCTATGCTCCCAGAACACCTTAGCAAAATGGTTTTGTGGAAAGGAAAAATAGGACACTTGAAGACATGGCAAGAACAATGCTGATTGCAAGTGATGTGGCCAAAAGCTTCCGGGTAGAGGCTGTCAACACCAATTGTCATTTGATCAACAGGTGCATGATCAGATCCTTGCTTGAAAAGACACCATACGAGCTGCTAAATGGAAAGAAACCCAAGCTGACTTGGCTTAAGGCCTTTGGATGCAAATGCTTTATTCTTAACAATGGTGAGGAGGCCTTAGGAAAGTTTGATGCTAAAAGTTATGAAGGAATCTTTCTTGGGCACTCCTCTCACAGCAAGACATATAAAGTTTTCAACAAGAGAACTCAAATTGTGGAAGAAAGTGTGCATGTGATATTCGATGAGACAGATGAGTTGGGAAGCAAAGGGACACAAAGTGGTGAAGCAGATGATGGAGACCTCTCAATTCCAAATGAGATTTTAGAGATCACAAATGGAAAAGCTTAAATGATGAATCAAGTTGAAGCAACCAATGAAGAAGATGTAGCAGAATATCCAAATGATGCTAAGGTACCTGGTCCCTCCATCACTCCACTTGAGGCTGAAGATCGAGTAGGTGATCTTTGTGTCAGGAACTCCTCGTGATGATCAGAGAAGTGGAGATCATGTATCTCTAGATGTGAATGATGAATCTAATGTGGAGGCACCTGGTCCCTCAAGCAGTGAAATTCAAGTATCCAACTGGAAACACAAAAAATCTCACCCTCTTGAAAATATAATCACTCCCTTAAACTCCGACATCCAAACCATATCTAAGGTAAGAAATATGTTTGCCTACTCTACGTTCAACTCCCAAATTGAGCCCAAAAATATCAAGAAGGCATTGAAAGATGATGACTGGATTAGTGCTATGCAAGAAGAGCTTCATCAATTTGAAAGGAACAAGGTATGGCACCTGGTCCCTAGACCAACAAACAGAACAGTGATTGGGACCTAGGTGGGTGTTTCGCAACAATCTTGATGAGTTTGGAAACACTACCAGAAATAAGGCAAGGCTGGTAGTTCAAGGATATAATCAAGAAGAGGGTATTGACTATGATGAGATTTTTGCACCAGCAGCAAGGATGGAGGCAATCAGGATTCTAATTGCTTTTGCATCACATATGGAATTTAAATTGTTCCAAATGGATGTCAAAAGTGCATTTCTCAATGGATACTTGAAGGAAGAGGTTTTTGTCAAGAAACCTCTTGGCTTTGAAAGTCATGATCATCCTGATCACGTCTTCAAGCTTGACAAAGCTCATTATGGCTTAAAGCAGGCTCCTCGAGCATGGTACGAAAGATTGTCAAAGTTTCTTCTAGAAAATGGGTTTACAAGAAGAAGAATTGACAACAATCTGTTTCTAAAGAAAAGAGGGTAGAATCTGCTGATTGTGCAAGTATATGTTTATGACATCATTTTTGGTGCTACTCTTTATTCCCTATGTGAAGAATTTTCTAAGCTCATGAGAAGTGAATTTGAAATGAGCATGATGGGTGAGCTAAACTTCTTCCTGGGactacaagtcaagaaatctcaaaagGGCACCATGATTAGTCAACAAAAGTATATCAAAGAACTTTTTAAAAGGTTTGAAATGGAAAATGCGAAGCCTATTGATACTCCTATATGAGCCGCTACTAAGCTGGACATGGATGAACCTGGTCCCTATGTGAATGAAACCATGTATAGAGGTATCATTGGGTCATTGTTATACCTAACTGCTAGCAGGCCTGACATTGTGTTCAGTGTAGGGCTGTGTGCTAGGTTTCAATCAAGTCCTAAATAGTCTCATTTGAAAGCTGCTAAAAGAATATTGAGGTATCTTAAAGGTTCACAGGACCTGGTCCTCTTCTATCCCTCTAGAGATAATTTTGACTTGGTTAGTTATGCTGATGCTGATTATGCTGGTTACTTGGTGGATATAAAAAGTACCTCCGGTATGTCACATTTTCTGGGGTCATACTTGATCTCATGGGGTACAAGGAAATAGAACTCTGTGGCTCTCTCTACTGCTGAGGCTGAGTATGTGGCTGCTGCCTCTTGTTGTGCTCAATTTCCATGGATCAAACAACAACTTGAGGACTTTGGTGTCTTCACTGCTTGTGTGCCTCTAATGTGTGACAATGCTAGTGCCCTGAATATGGCAAAAAATCCAGTGCGCCACAAAAGAACCAAGCACATTGATTTGAGGCATCATTTCTTAAGGGATAATGTGGAAAAAGGTTTGATCTGCATGAAGTTCTGCAACACAGAAGATCAGATTGCAGATACTTTCACCAAGGCACTGGGCAGAGAATATTTTGAAAGGAATCGCTTAGAGTTGGGTTGGATAAAGCTAAACTAATTATCTCCCAATGACTGGCTATGTCAAGAGAAAAGGTACAATGCTCAAAGTGTTTTTTGGGGACATCTAACTCACTTTTATACTGTTACAAGTATACTCACATGGCACTCTCAGGACAGCACAAGCACTGAAGCCATTGCATATTTCAGAGTTTTTGCCTAAGCTTTATCAAAAATTAGTCAAGGGACCTGGTCCCGctgactcaggttagtagtcaATTCAGTACTTATATACTCTTAAATTGTCAAAGTGCCATGTCATCATTTGTTCCCGCCCCCTTTCAAAATTCCAACATCGAATCATCACACTTTTTCAGAACCGAGCCGACTTAAATGACACAGTTTGTTTGCTAATGGGAACCGGTTCCTTCACCCACTTTTAAAACCCAGCTATAAATTTCTCTCTCTCACACTTTACTCTTAACACTCAAGTCTTCATCGTTCATATCTTCTCACATTAAATCGACCATGTCAAACAAAGAAACTTTATTTCCTAGTGTCTCAGAAGTCAATCCTTCCCATTCCTCTCCTAAACAACTTACTTCAACCAACCCACAAACAAGTTCATCATCTCCAataatttccctttttaaagaACTAAACCCTAAAACGTCTTCCCTAAAACCTGCTGGTTTCACTAGAACTCGTAAACGCCAAATCCCAAAGAAGTTTGTGCCTACTTCCACACCCTCTGAGAAACCCAATTCGGAAGGAAGCACTCATACTATGATAATCTCTCAATATCTTGAGGCATCTGTGGAAACTACTGAGAAGGACGACGGTATGGTAGTGACAAATCAAGGAGTAGAAACAGAGACTGCAATTGAAAAGAGGAACTTGAGGGAAGTTCCTCCAGACTCAGATAATCCAACTTCTCTTGCAAATGTGGATATTTCTGGTGCTTTGGGTAAAACTGTGGTAACGGGTGGTGAAACGAAGGATAGCGTAGAAAATGTTGTTGCTAATGTACCTGGTAACAGTGGGGAGATGCAGATTGAGGAAGTGGGTGTTTCAACTTAGGGGGAACAGAGTAGTTTAGGTGATACTTTGGTAAatgagggacctggtccctCTAAAATAGTATCTGCCTCTAAATTGGTGTCTACAATCGCAGTTCCTTGGAAAGAACCCATACCTGAAAGGAAAGCCTCTTCGGAGGAGGAACTGGCTCCTTTAACCATTCTGAGAAGGTTAACTCTGAAGGTAATGAAATAAACTCTGATGATGATGTTATATTGAGAACAATATATAGACAGAGGTTTGGGGATGCTAAGCAAATGAGAAAGAGGGAAAGCAGGAGAAAACATCTTGCAGATAGGAAGCCTGCTTCTAAACAAAGAAGGAGACCTCCTACCACAAGGCAGAAGTCACAAGCAAGATTAGACTCTGCCTTATTGATTAACAAAGCAAAGACTACTAGTAAGAGGCGGAGGAGAGTACATTTAGCAAATTTGAGTAAGTTGAGAGATGAAGAGGAAAAAGTGATTGCGATGTCTGATGGAGAAGAAGAGGATAAGGAAGCCACCTTTCTCAGAAAAAACTCAAAAAGTACAGGAACGTCAGTGGCTGTTGAGAAGAAAACTGTGGTTGAAGGAGCTGATGAAAGTGAAAAGGAAGAAGCAGTGGCAGAGGGGAAGAAAGCATTAAAATCTTCAGTGAAAAGAAAAAGCGGTTTTAGTGAGGAGGGAGGCTCTTCCAAAAGAAGAAGAGTCTGTATCAAAGGGCTTGGTTCCTCAAGGAAAAGAAAGCAAGCCCTAGAGGAGGAAAGACAACACAATCTACAAGGGCAGAAAGTTTTACTGGGAAGAGTAATTGATCCAGAGCTTGTTGGACACAAAGCATTAGAGAAATTAATGAAAGTGCCCAAATCTCAACAATGGGATCACCTAATGGAAGGTCCTGCAGtggtttatgagaatgaagtagCCGATTTCTTTGTAAATATTCAGTATACTGATGACTACTCATTGGTTTGCCAAGTTGATGCAGTGGAGTTCACCCTCAATGAAGAGCTGCTGGGGAAAATTCTTGGTGTTCCAATTCATGGAGTAAGTAGACTGGAGGAAGGCGACAAAGCTACTGCGGACTTCAAGCTTTACCTATTTAAAAGGGGACAACATGTTACCACTGAGACCATATGTAAGAAACAAATGAAGTCTCATTATCAGTTGCTCTTTGAGTTTGTGAACAAGGTCATGCTTCCTCGGACTGAGAAAAGGTA
This window harbors:
- the LOC132054216 gene encoding uncharacterized protein LOC132054216; this translates as MRKRESRRKHLADRKPASKQRRRPPTTRQKSQARLDSALLINKAKTTSKRRRRVHLANLSKLRDEEEKVIAMSDGEEEDKEATFLRKNSKSTGTSVAVEKKTVVEGADESEKEEAVAEGKKALKSSVKRKSGFSEEGGSSKRRRVCIKGLGSSRKRKQALEEERQHNLQGQKVLLGRVIDPELVGHKALEKLMKVPKSQQWDHLMEGPAVVYENEVADFFVNIQYTDDYSLVCQVDAVEFTLNEELLGKILGVPIHGVSRLEEGDKATADFKLYLFKRGQHVTTETICKKQMKSHYQLLFEFVNKVMLPRTEKRYISSKTDLVLMETLDGGHSISLPGIMLQHMIKVVDVKDGKHGLPYGFLLTKVFEHFKVPLGKASKGTKKQMFSMSTLEECECVIKKGGAGTTSTISGLIEANEKIWLMLRLQVENTLLKAEITKLKLEGPGPSGDTTNEFVELREVNSSLMKKVAELQEKIMANHKAADARLDMIFKSFNTVSSSNPTQP